The Branchiostoma lanceolatum isolate klBraLanc5 chromosome 7, klBraLanc5.hap2, whole genome shotgun sequence nucleotide sequence ACATTAATCTTCATGTATTACATTGCTTGTATGAAACTTTTATTATTGACAATTTGTCCAGGCATGTACACACTAGTCAAAAATACCCAAGAACATCACTctggggaccaataaaatctggtggacaggtggccactatagacaggattcttgatgcagtggaaaaattatctaagggaccacaaaaaagtggtcacattggccaggcggtctgtatctgtatctgtacagatGGTCCCTttttagaggtggtcactttgaCTGTATTTTAAAACATGAGATCCCTCTTAATCTACAAGCACCAGAATCTTCCTTGGCAAAGGCATTTAATGCCTCAAAATAAGACTtctttcaagtcaagtcaaagcctttatttttcttctgagtgcttgttcggccacatggccgcttttcaacaaggtcgaagtaggggggcaggagtcacggataaagagtacaaaataaacttaacgAAAACTTTACGTAAATGatatcaacacaatcataaataataagtcAAGATAAATACATGACTACATTATTAAGTACATTGTTAAGTCATTAGTCCTTTATCAAGTTCTCACCTTGATCCATATTTGTCAAAGTCGTCCTTGTCCACATCGAGCCCCTCCACGACGTCCACGCTAACGTACGTGTGCAGCAGGGCGGACCCCAGCCCTGTCTGTACACTCGGACAGGTGTGCACCATGGCAGCCAGGTCAGTCATGATACCTGTGCCCCAGCCTTGGGACCTATGGAAACAAATGATTGACGGTCACTCAGGAACTCTAATGAACTAaccttggtgcacacagtttcagggagtaaacagggtcaggtgcaagttttcaccccagccttctgttttaatgatgtcctcgtgctaaaattgaaaaaaaatccgttaaccaagaaattaaattggtgtggccttaccttgACCCAGGTCAGTCATGATACCTGTGCCCCAGCCTTGGGAACTATGGAAGCAGATGATTGCATCAAATACAGgaggcttaggccacaccaatttaatttcttggttaatggatttttttataaattctagccaaaaaaaatcatgaaaacagaaagcttgggtgaaaacttgcacctgaccctgttcactccctgaaactgtgtgcaccaaagtacaaactttcctctgagattctgttttcatgttgattttccaatctggcattttttgtaaaattccgttaaccaagaaatcaaaatggtgtggccttacagatCGTATGATCAGTGTAGCCCAGTGAttagcgaccctgcctctggaccaagaagtcatGAGTTGAAATCCGGCTGTTGTTGCCCATAGACATGCATGCTAttagaaagggtcgcagtccacAGGAAAGGAGGTTAAGCCATAGTCctctgttcattgtgcttggtGACAAAAGCTatgggaatttccctggtacaaggAACCTGAAGCACTTTAACTTTCCCATCCTTCAAAGGCCTGTATCCTAAAAAGGATTTGTTCTATAGACCAGTATATACACCATGAGTGATGTATTAGAGTGCAGTTTGATGTGACAAAAGTAGTCAACATGCAGtggtagtgggcaacctcaagctaaccgtacacactcactgGTATAAGGCTCGAATGAGCCAAGTACAGTGTGTCCTGTCTTATAAAGAGTAGTCAACATGTTTTACCCTCTCTTTCTCTTGCCTGACTCAGTGAAGGACAGCAGGGTTCCCACTATCTTACTGGCAGGGATGGGGCCTGGCATCAGGTCAGGTCGCTCCAGCAGGGTCACGCAGCAGTCAACAAACGAGGACAACTGAGGAATGAGATATCACAAACACTCAAACATCGTCAACTTTTTTATGCATATGTTTGAGGCACAGGGTAGTTTTAAAgatcttacatacatacacacacacacacacacacacacacacacacacacacacacacacacacacacacacacacacacacggacacacacacagacacacacacacactcactcggtggttttatttggtggttatagcacatgaccaggcgttatgacaccatatacacctcggggcgggtcattaacccttaattaacaactagttctaccacctctgacctGTACTTCTTGCCACCCCAACAAGTTTGACCTTTGCaatcatcttcccactcacttccaGTGTATTTAAATAACTACAGATAgatacacaccaacacaaacaaacagacaaacacttGGTACACAGAGTCAAAAAAGGAATCTCCAGTTGACTACTGCATCTTCCATCTCACCTGTATGCCCTGGAGGATGCTGGGATGGACCACCATGGAGTTGGTGACCACAAACCTGAACCACGTGGCCATGTCCTTCACCAGGAACTCAGGCAGCTGGGAGAACACTCGCTTCTGCtgtctctgaacctctgtctgctTCACACCCTGCTGACAACATAGGCTttaactgtttttcaaagtggcgaatttatgtaacccagtggACTAATGTTGATGGCGGTTAGTCAAATACAACCTTCTCTGACAGGGTTTTGAATTGGAAAAGATCTTAAATGTCATATAGGGTGAAAAAGCTGATGAAATACAGAAAGTCTTCTTGCAATGTATATGCCTATCTGCTGACTTTAGCGAGTTATAGCGCAGTCACATTTGTCATAGGCCACTGTACAATATTGATGGCGTAAGATttttaagcaggctgtgacGGAACCATCTATTATCAATGAATAATCCAGCCTTTTCCGtgacaaggtggtcttgtggttaaggTTGATGagtgaaaagagtagggggttcatccaggtgtgagtggatcaaacctacaATCCGGTCTTACACAGGTTGTACTTatggtacaaaactggtgtgttatgtctacaggcggtttaccggttaggtgaaacaaacaaaacatgatccCTGAGTTACTTCACTGATGGTTACCTGTGAGAATGAAGAAGTTCATACCTGCTGACAGGTGTCCAGTTGCAGCCGCAGCCACCTGGACTGGGCCAGGTAGAACTCGGTCACACCTTGTACGAACACGGCGTCATTTAGACAACAATCCCAGGTCGTCACGAGCAGctagcagaaaaaaatgaattctGTTTCTTTTTGCTCACTCATGTAGTACAGTCAGGTTACCATCTATAATAactaatatgaaaaaaaactatGTCAAATAGAACATTCAACGCTTTCACACAATTACAAGTGGAACTTACAAAATTAAATCTAATGAAGTGCTACCCAGTGGTCGTCCGCTTTGTTCAAAATGCCATTATGGTGCAAATGTTTAACATGTGAGACTGGGAAGAAATGTCAGCTCTTCTATAAGGAACTATGCATGGCCTGTAACTTTTTCTCTGCCTGATTTATACTGAGTTCTACGTTGAAGAATTGTGCTAAAGGCGACTTACTGTCTTTCACTTTTGTCATCTATGTATGAGTTCATATATATAGCTAACCATCTGAATCTTCTTGACCATCTCCTCCTCTGGTGTGCCCTGCTTGGCATTCAGGTGCATCTGGATGTCCCTGAAGGAACACACAAGGTCAAAGATTATTTTCTTGGAAGAAATTAAGGAACAAGAAACTATAAATACATTTGTGATGTGGGGCTATGCAATCTTAGTACTGATAActggcaaaaaaaattaaaaaatagttactgggacatcctgtcaataaggaTAACAGAGaatgcaaaaaaatgcaaatttgtCAAGAGTGTTGATATGGATTTGATATTTCTGGATACTTGGATCCTTTTTtactccattagctatcatacaatcAGTAAGTAGCTGGCTGGTATAAAACCAACTCCATTCAATCTGATATGCATATTGTTTCAGTTTTTAACCAATGTGAATGTTGACAAGTCTAACCTGTTAAACCTCTGGTGATGGGACAGGGCTGGTATCAGACCGATGTTCAGCGCTCGCTGGGTCAGGTGGAAAATCTCCGTCATGAAGTTGAACTGACCTTGAAGGTCCTCCGGAACACGACACTTTTCTGCTCCTTTGGACTCATCAGATACTAAGATGGAATGGAAGATAAcgtacagttactgttacagtactaacTTATTCAttaagttactgttaacaaatcaataattacagtatttgTCCTTGTCATTAAAGCACCTCGACTAATGGAAACCATTACGTCTCTGTCATGTTGCAAGTTTCTCCTCTTCAAGAAGACCACCTGTATAAATAGCCCATTTTTTGGTAGCCGTCTTGatcagatttgactgtatttatcaataaatacatgtaaactCTAAACTGATACTGCTATGATAAACATGTCTTCCTGGGGACCATATTATTACAACATTGGATCAACATAACATTACACAAACAAGACCGTGCTCACCAATCTGTCCCCCTGCCAGACATGTCTCAAACTCATAGTTGAGCCGGCAGGCCTGTGACTTGGAGTAGGCAGGGTCGACCCTGGCCAGCTTGTCCTGTCCCCCCTTCACAATGGGCATGCAGAGATGGAGCAGCACGGCACACAGGTTTAACATGTAGCCTGGGAAGGAGGGACAAGATCAGTGATTTACAAAAAACACACTTTGTCAAGCTACAGGTGACAAGGTGGTCTTGCGGTTAGGGATGTTGAATTAGAACCTAAAGGGTCTAGCTTCCAATCCCTAGCATGTCCCAATGTTGTGCTCGTGAGAAAGAACTTAACACCAGTCCAAACTTACTtgactcaggtaaaaatgagtatttagcttcagttagggacgtcctcttggatgggacagAGGTCCCGTGTTGGGGAAAGCCATACCTTGAACATGTTAAAGATccaaccacacttatcaaacttccccgtgtgagtggatcaaacctaacagtccggtcttatgcagcttgtactcacTGGCAAAATTGGTCTGCTATGTCTAGAGGCTGCTTACTgcttacaaaacaaaacaaagagtcttttcttcacttttgtGAATAatccaaataaacaaataatgatTAAACTGTGGGTAAATCCTAAAGTCAAACCTCTGTGAGACATTTACAGCTTTCTTTTTCCCCTACTAGTATTGCAATTGATGGTCTTCTCTACCCAAGACTCCATTCATACTAGGAATCCCCGGGCACGGGATTGATCCCGATCTGATCTGTTGAATCCACCCCCTAAAATGGATTTGGCAGATTGGGATTCAGACTGTTCATATGGGGATTTGCGAATTTGGATCAATCCCGTGCCAGGGTGAATCCAGATTCAGGTATCCTGGTATGAGAGGAGACTAAATCTCACCATCCCCGCAGGCAGCCTGCATCTGCTGTCCCATCTGTGGACTCACGGTTGTCCGCAGCTCATtcatattcaaaatggcggcgatcCACGCCAGGACGGTCTCCTTGTGCGTCTTCATCATCCTGCGGAAGGTCGCGTGCACCACCTCGTGGATACGGTGCAGTCCTTCGTGCACGTGCTGCTCAACGATCCGCAGGTCGTCCACGGTTGGTTTGGGGAACCCGCGCAGGGACATGAAGGGAACTGCAAGAACAACGAGGGTTCGAAGATCTCACGACTCGCTCTAATATATCTCAATgtcatattcaatttttctttaatcatgcaaataaggtactttttttttattcaacagatcttcagtgaccatctgtcaccttcctcaggacaatttgactggttcacattgcattgcagcacaggtgttgtgTTCCCAAGTGCAAAATATCTACATATAAACACTGTTACAGGGGGGGTGTAGTgatctgcgcttctgttacttaccacatctggtcctgattacttggaaccagaaggcctgAGTTCAACTGAATCATACCAAAGAATGGTACATaattatgaaacagtatggaagttaaacacactccactgccagtggactagccccctgctgcagtgattgcaccacagtgtggcccagggctatgaaacgggaaTGGGCACCACcttatacaccttatggtgtgggaggagtttaacttttaactaacagGGAACTGTATCTACAATGCAGTCCTAAATGTGTGTACATATTCAATGTATCATACATACGGGTGGCAGGAGAAGGGAACATGTAACGCTCCATCGGTACGATGGTCGTCAATGACAGCAGGGCACCCAGGATGGACTTCTGCTCGAAGTAGATGCCCAGGTCATGACAGCCCTCCTCCACCTCCCGGTCCAGAGCTGCGGCCATGATGGCGGTCATCCCCGGCTGGGACAGGATAGCGTCCAGCGCTGTCAGCATGGTCCCCTCCTGGAGAAGGATTTCATCCATTCTGGGGCGGAAGGGGAGAAGAACTAACTTGTAACTAATTGATATACACTTCTCTACCAGTTTTGAGCTACCTTGCTTTAGACATACTAGtagtccaaaacctacagtaccatggccacacatgggttcgctcttagtaatagcctctggctagttgggcaaccctggcatgtacagggatacctgaaaaacaggcttcacagcctgagttgtatttgccctgtctaaataaatgaataaatgaatacatgctgaaccaatagataaataaataaataccttTTTACAGCCTTGATCCTGTCGACTGCGACCCTGACCAGTTTGACCATGGTGGGGTAGAAGGACTTGTCATGTACAGCCTGGTCCATCATGGCCGCCAGCAGACCCTGGGTCACATTCACGCCGTCGTCTGACCAGCCGGCAGCTCTGGACAGGAACAAGTAGAGGGCACCCTGCGGGGACCAAGGCACATCAGCAATCAACAGACATATCCACTTTTACACATGACTTGAATGTTAGTTGAGTAGTACATAAGTACATAATGCATATCCATTTGTCTCTATGTACTTAATGATCCAAACCTACATAAACATGCGTCAAATagctgttactcaagcaactggatatgattttggaaatggtcagacgtttcaagtagcatccacaattattccactacttttcgtcagtggcgtatcttattaccgggatgtctaaccttcatcgacgtacataaacatgtatatatgatcAGCTTTGAGAACATGACACAGAAAAATCAGAAAAAGTATACTATTTAAAACCATGTACAGGTCTTAAGAATTCTAATAGTCTTACTCTAACTCACCTCGTTCCCACTTTTTCCATCTGTCCACAGGTCTCCTTTTTCCTCACTTTTCCCCTTGAGTTCCTCCAACAGTGCTGGTACCACCAGGTCCTTCACACACTCTGCTAGAGTCTCCAACACTTCATTGCCATTGTCCCTGAGTATTGCCTCACACTCCCCGTAACATTGGCAcaagaacttgactttgtcgTACTGCCACCTCATTCGTTTGTCGAAGATTTCCACCACCTTCACCACCATGTCCTCCCCAGGGGTGGGGAGCTCCCCGGGGGTCAGGTACAGCACCTTGAAAGCCGCCTGGGCCTTTGTGTTGCCATGTGTGGCCAACTCGACCTTGATATCAAACATCTTCGACAGAGTTGACAGCAGCAGTTCTTCAATGGGAACCTCCTTTTGGGGTGATTTTGGCTTTGTCTTCTGAGTGTCTTTCATTGGCTCTTTTGTTTCCTTATCTAGTGCAACAGATACACTTTCCAGCTTCCCTGTGTCTGCACTCGTGGCCTGCTGTGCAGCCACAGACCGGTCCGTAGGCTTCTGGTCTTCTCTTACTTTAAACCCTTTTCCCCTTGCTTTAGCAGGTGTCTCCTGTTTTTCTGCAGGTTTAGTTTTGCTGATAGTTTGTTCATCTACAGGTGTGTTTGAGGAGCTTGTCTGGACTGGTTGTGGGGTTTCACTGTTATCTTGGACTGCTGGAGTCGACTTTTGTACATTCGGATCATCTGGTGAAGGCGGAAAGGCGTGGTCTATACCTCCGGACAGTTGTCCCAGCTTTGCAAGCCTTTGGGCACGAAGCTCCTCTCTGCTTGGACCTTTAATTGCAGACATATCTTAGTAGGTAACCAAGACACTCATACTCATAGAGACTCCCCCAAGAAAGGTTTAACTTGTTCCTAAGATGTAGAACTCTAGAACAGAGAGTCTGAGACACAGAAACATGAAacccctttttttttctttttttcatctaCTAATAACCCTAATATGGATTAAACTAGAGAACATCATCTTACTGTCTTAGTGTAATGTTACATCACTACTGACCGCTTAAGAAACGCAGCAGATTAGGCTGTATTGGTATTGAGAAAAATAATAACTTCCAACTAGtgctgtaccgtaaaaattgattaggtacaggtccaaaataccagatcatgaagtaccagtactgtaccgttataaatttacaccaagtaggtgcttattttgtgactgatctccggacctcatgcaacaccaaacgtgaccaaagtggtAACTTGAAACAGCTTAAtcaactaatatgcaacagatcattcaggcaggccgggaattttgatagcaaggccaagggagtatGGCAGTAGGAAAccttgttcaggtacaggtacaggtccggacctgtacctaaacctctgtaccgttacctgtacctgatgttacgtttaggtacgcagcactacttcaACACATAAGGAGTCAGTGCATACCTTGTGTGGTTCGTGTTGGTTCTCTAGATCTGTTCCTGCCGAGCATGATCACCAGACCCAGCACACCCAGGGCTCCAAGGAACAGTGCCAGTCCAGTACCGGACTCCTGACCCTGGGGCGGTGGCTGTACACCACGCAGGTATGGGGACAGATATACACATCGTTTACACACAGTTCTTATCCTAcctggttgtacatgtagttattaaGAAGAACATGACTTGTAAATCACACTCTATGTCTTCATCCATTAAACTCAAAGGCAAATAAGCTGTAATTGACATATAGATCGTTTACACACAGTTCTTATCCTAcctgattgtacatgtagttattaaGAAGAACATGACTTGTAAATCACACTCTATGTCTTCATCCATTAAACTCAAAGGCAAATAAGCTGTAATTGACATATAGATCGTTTTAACACAGTTCTCATCCTACCTGACTGTATGTGTGGTTATGAAAGAAGAACATGACTTGTAAATTTATCACACTCTGGGTCTTCATCCATTTGAAGGCAAATAAGCTGTTATTGACAGTTTCTATAAGTTTATAtgaatagatgtacatgtacttgcaatgtaCTGTATTAATGTTTAGGCATTTAAGTGGTAAATGTTTATTTAGCAATGAGAAAAGTATTATTTGAGATTggctgaggctattgacaggatactCCTGTCATTAAATCAATTAAGAAACTTCTTTATACTATCAATAGAAGGATATTCCTATCATTGTCAATAGAATTTTGTCACTATTTCCAGGATGCTCCTGTCTATAGCCGTGGCATTTGAAAATTATCCGTCAGTACTCTGCTGTCCagtactagcctgagtaccagcctccgtagtgaccgctggctcaaaaaattcgcttgctaaccaatttttttaaaatcagcggtcactacggaggctggtactcaggctaatccAGTACCTCATCCTCAGCAAAtatttcctcctcctcttcaaaTTCTTGATCGGGTTGCTCCAGTGGGCCAACTCCATCATCAGTGCTGTAAGTTAGGACATACCACATAGGCAGTATTTGAGGGACTTGGTTGCAACTGAGGAATGTCGGACACTTCGGCtctttaccaactcggcccacaGCTATTCTGGTCAACTGGGCCcaaccctggtcaactcggcccaacataAACACTCTGGTCAACTTGGTCAAAATTGCCACTTCCttgattactagtatgtttctgcatttgcatatactgtaacgttatactagtgctgtaaatgttttttttttgcggcGGTTCAATGCAGTAATGTCTTCTGCCCACATAGCTACCCCTttatttcaaccgcgaacttaaaaccaccacggacACTCTATTGTCTCACTACCGCGAAATGATTTAAATTCTTGTGAACAAAAAGGCATTTTCAGTACTTTCTGctgaagtggggaggggggtagtacACGTTGCACGACAGGCCTGCACGACATACATCAAAGTCCAACTTAGATAGGCTATACAGCCGGCATCTTTTCATTTGAGCGATGAGTTCTAAAACCATACTTCCCAGGAAATACACAACATACGTGCTCACATATTTGTTTTCCTACTATGAATGGAGGAACCATGCAACATTATGAAAATtttcacttccgggtttcgAGAAAGTTCAGACGCTCACCATCAAAACTAAACAAATGAACTAACCTTGAACACGCGAAAGAACACCACAGAACCAAACAGGCCAAATACAAGACCCACGGCGGTCTCATTTTTGTGATTTGGGAACAGAAAGGCCCGGATAACTGCTACGGTTTCACTTTCGACAACCTGGCACCAGCTCAGCTTGAAAAACCGGAACAGGAAGTAGAATAGTCCACTAAAAAGTAGAGGTGTGACTAACAAACTTAAAAGAACCGTTTAAATTTATCAAATTAACATATATGGAAGAAAAATACTTTCATTTGTCAACATAAGACATAAATAATCTATTCTAAGTATATCTTTTTTGTTATGTTCCATCGACTGAAAATGTTCGAAAAATGAACAACCCTAGTCCCATACATGTAATGGGATGCACCATTAAGAACTTTCGGAAAGCGCGACAGCCGAACACGTGAGAACATCGGGAGAAATTTAAAACCATATCGCAAAGTTTCTGTCTTCAAATTACAATCACGTTAGGAGCATTTACGGACCATCTGAAGGCATACGTTTATATCTTAAGATAGAAGAGGTCGAGGAAGATGCCGAGGAAACAAAGAAATCGGTACCGGAGATTTAATTTTGGGGCAAGCCGAGTCAACAACAAAGCCGCGGTGGTGGACGACCAGTTGTTGTTTCAAGGACAAGACGCGGCCGCTTGTGGCAGCGCTCAGGTAACGTCTTACTCATCATCTTCTGGAGATAGAAAAGTGCAACCTTCGCCGATATGATGACTAAACGCTCTGTTTTGAATCAGCCAGGAGTTTTCGGATGGCAGCTTCTATTGTTCTCAAACTTCAGAGCGAAGTTTAATTAATATGCATTGTCTTCTTAAGATGGCGCCTGTATCTGGCGTGGCGTGGATCTTATTGTCCGAGTCAGGGTTTAGCCAGGCCAACTTTTTCTCACACTCGTCTGTTCAATCCgaattttcaaatttctttgGGTAATTATATATTTTCTTTGAAACTAAATTGCTGACTTTGCTGTTTGTCGTTTTTTGGTAAACCAAGAATTTGTGATGACGGTCAAGGAAAAATTATGGTGCCAGGAGATTACAtctacttttgattttttttccatgtgAGCCTTCTCTTCTAATCGTCAACCAGCTTTCCACATTTTTTTATACTGGAAGGTTGAATATTATTTGTTAGAGCAaggagaacctccttggttagaggCTGTGTatataaatgaaaacattcaGATAAGGTTAGTATTGTTGTTGTATACATTATGTTATACTGCCTCAGATTTACCTCAACTTACAAGCTTAAAACATCATGTTTCACTGTGTTTGGGCAGCTGAGAAATAAGGTATACTTTATTTAAGCTCAAAATCTAGGCCTTTAAACACAGTTTTCAACTCATATTTTGATCATCATTGTATTTCAATGTGAGGGAACCTGAAACCATctctattaaacctccttgctcaaaccatttcagtgttctcaccaggattttttcacagtgtaGGATAAGGTACTGGATAGCAGAGTTATGCAAAGCCGCATGGCGAGCACTACAGGTGTGAAGATGAGGTAGAAATATTTTAGGGGGGTCTGGGGCATCCTCCCCctggaaattttgaactttaaaactctcaaagacactatatcctgcattttgagggctaaagtttgtgaaataaagccaaagttttatgcttttgcatcaaaacaacaaaaaatccccCCtacgctggttgaaacacagcgtaGGGGCGAAAATTACAGCATcggggatccaaatcacagcataggggccccctacgctcaaatgccctggcgagaacactgcatttAGATTTTGCATTCATCCCTGGTATTCAGAAGTTGGAATTTCTTATAAGTTTGTCTGAATATATCTTTGTTCTTTTGTAAAGTAATGAAGTCCCTGGTTGAACTTAGCATTTCAGTTAACTAAACGCTACTCAAAAAGTTGGTGGGGCCGGTGGAAAGAAAACggggtcacaatcttccccacgaACCTCTGTTTGGAGCGTAATAAAATGAACATGTATGGTTTTGTATGAGATTTTTCCCAcaagttttcattttcaaagtgaCTGACGTGGgggaaaatagcaaagaagaCACAAAGCCTTGCGATGGGCTCTCACAAACTTTCTTTAGATGTCTTGCATAGACAGAACTCTGTCATGTTATGTTTATGccagttaaggccacaccaatttgatttcttggtaaacagatttttttaaattttagcatgaggacatcattagaacagaaggctggggtgaaaacttgcacctgaccctgttcactccctgaaactgtgtgcaccaaagtacagactttcctctgagattctgttttcatggtgatttaccaatcaagcatttttcaaaaattctgttaaccaagaaattaaattggtgtggcctaagttatGCAGACAGTGACACTCAATAAAATTTCTTCTTATCCCTGTGTCTTCAGACTATGCATGCGGTGGCTCTTGTGGGGGATTCTGTGACTGAGAACCAGGGATGGTGTGGACAGGACAGCAGTGCTGCTCAGAATTGCAGATCCCCAGCAACAGCACAATCCTCAggtaaatttgaataaaactaGAAATATGTATTTGCTAGATATGGACAGATTCACGTTCTAGTGAATTTTATGTCCGGGAAAAATTGTAAGGACTCCAGGAGTGAACACTGCAGCTGAGTACtagtctacattgtacatgtatatatgtcagTGGtaccagggctgtttccagctttaaaattttttccgtcccactcattgcttgggagccgatttttttaattttcattgttgaatttgtcattttaagtaTAAGAAAAAACTTTTTATCAGTTTTACcttatgaaattgatattttggggatggaaggggttgaatttttttccgtctcaAGAAACAAATTTCCGTCCATGGACAgaaggatgggtcctggagacagccctgggtggTTCTGAAGTGCCGACTAGTAATCCATGACGGTACTGCAAATCTGGAATTAAAGGAAGATAGACTGCTTTTGCCTAACTAGTTGATAGAAAAGTATTGGCGACAGAAAGGTGTCAGAATCACAAGATGACCTGGAATAACTGAAACATATtatataatgagaaataaactgttgtcCAACTCAAAGAATTTACTCTCCCGAATATTC carries:
- the LOC136438587 gene encoding uncharacterized protein isoform X1, with translation MRPPWVLYLACLVLWCSFACSSTDDGVGPLEQPDQEFEEEEEIFAEDEPPPQGQESGTGLALFLGALGVLGLVIMLGRNRSREPTRTTQGPSREELRAQRLAKLGQLSGGIDHAFPPSPDDPNVQKSTPAVQDNSETPQPVQTSSSNTPVDEQTISKTKPAEKQETPAKARGKGFKVREDQKPTDRSVAAQQATSADTGKLESVSVALDKETKEPMKDTQKTKPKSPQKEVPIEELLLSTLSKMFDIKVELATHGNTKAQAAFKVLYLTPGELPTPGEDMVVKVVEIFDKRMRWQYDKVKFLCQCYGECEAILRDNGNEVLETLAECVKDLVVPALLEELKGKSEEKGDLWTDGKSGNEGALYLFLSRAAGWSDDGVNVTQGLLAAMMDQAVHDKSFYPTMVKLVRVAVDRIKAVKRMDEILLQEGTMLTALDAILSQPGMTAIMAAALDREVEEGCHDLGIYFEQKSILGALLSLTTIVPMERYMFPSPATLPFMSLRGFPKPTVDDLRIVEQHVHEGLHRIHEVVHATFRRMMKTHKETVLAWIAAILNMNELRTTVSPQMGQQMQAACGDGYMLNLCAVLLHLCMPIVKGGQDKLARVDPAYSKSQACRLNYEFETCLAGGQIVSDESKGAEKCRVPEDLQGQFNFMTEIFHLTQRALNIGLIPALSHHQRFNRDIQMHLNAKQGTPEEEMVKKIQMLLVTTWDCCLNDAVFVQGVTEFYLAQSRWLRLQLDTCQQGVKQTEVQRQQKRVFSQLPEFLVKDMATWFRFVVTNSMVVHPSILQGIQLSSFVDCCVTLLERPDLMPGPIPASKIVGTLLSFTESGKRKRGSQGWGTGIMTDLAAMVHTCPSVQTGLGSALLHTYVSVDVVEGLDVDKDDFDKYGSRFEIAKLLESLWQWQDCRASVLNMCGTDKFQAFLGAILDTLLYQLHDSLARLANVRKIQKAKEDEASWRALSANEREEKQKFLTNEERVGKSFMNLANSTLGLIDLLTQSEEVCKCFTMAPLSQRSASAVIGFIGALCGPKASELKVKDMEKYNFNPRQLLLRIVRVILRIGREEALDKDGFIVSMSTDTDYSPKYMEKACSVLARDSVIDPTEIQQFQKMLEEMNVLHEAAVEETPAATPGSHLPCWVEEVEAVRLDAGLLAEKYVQALGDMRFDAAELQDYHSFQQNASETLDPRSPKVKALMKEIKQLQSNLPVHPGAAIFVRQDEDRMDMVRALVTGPVDTPYSLGCFVFDVYFPDGYPNRAPVVKLITTGNGTVRFNPNLYADGKVCLSLLGTWHGGDASEKWNPKTSTLYQVLVSIQSLILISDPMYNEPGYDGMKGTTETEEQSAKYNNKLQVDTVRWAMLHQIKQPPVGFEDVIRRHFFLQKEAVLQQCCRWLRDCRDEEKLPKLRRAVEELKTELDKLEDISDIEEEEGEEED